The Nostoc sp. PCC 7524 nucleotide sequence CGCCCTGCTACCGCTATAGCAATAGACAAGGCGGTTAAGACAGTAATAGACGATGAAACCTAGACATAAATGTACTTTCAACTCTGTCACCTGTCACCTGTCACCTGTCACCTGTCACCTGTCACCTGTCACCTGTCACCTGCTACAACAGCAATTTCGAGCCAGTAGTCAAAAATGATAGTGGCTACTGACCTGATACGAGCATCAAATATTAATCTAGCGTCCGTTAGATGAGCGAATGATGGGGTTTTCTACGGAGTCCCGATATTGTTGAACCGCTTCGGTATAACCAATTGGTAGCACAGCTTCAACGTTTTCATGGGGACGGGGAATAATCACCCAAGATTCTAGAGTTCCACCATGCACATTTTGTGCTGCTTCTACCCCAGCCGCCATAGCAGTTTTAACTTCTGAAACGTCTCCACGGATATTGACTGTAAAACGTGCGCTACCCACTCTGATATAACCTACAAGGGTAACTCGACCAGCTTTCACCATTGCATCTGCTGCGGCTAATACAGCCGGAAAACCCTTAGTTTCCAACGCTCCAACTGCCTGTAGTGACATTAGTAATCTCCTGTATGAATAAAAGTATGAGGTAGAGGGTATGCCAGTTAATTGTACGCAGCTTCGTTACAAATTTTGATGACGAAATTGCCTAGAAGATTCGGAAAGGCTCAGATTTTTGGGTGAAGTGGATTGGTAAAATATCTTCCACATTTTCTGGGGGGTTGGGAACTATGTAATGGGTGATAACTTCACCACCATAAGCTTGTTCACCAGCTTCAATACCAGCTGCAACTGCTGTTTTGACTTCTGCTACTTGTCCCCTTACGGCCACTAATAAACGGGCGCTTTCTGCTTGACCATAATACACAAGTGTCACCGCCGCAGATTTCACCATTGCATCTGCGGCTGCTAACACAGCCGGAAAACCCAAAGTTTCAATTACGCCAACCGCCATTGGCATGGCATCAGCTCCTCAGTCAATAATAAGTAATATTAATTCTACGAGGCTTTGTCCCTATTTTGACACTGGGGATATTTTTCTCTCTGGGAAAAGTTAAACCTTAGACGGCAGATTGATTTCTGCTTTGCTGCACAAGCCAACTTAATATGCTGCCACTCAACACTGCATAAATTGGCGAAAAACTCACTATGAATATGCCCATACCAGGTAAACCACCGATGTTATAACCCTGGAGAAATACTCCCAAAGCTGCCATTAGCATGATGAAAGCATTGACGGGAATCCACCAAAATGATTGTCGCAGAGTTGAACGCAGAATTAGCCATTGAAATAATCCCATGAGCGCACCGGCTAGGGTAACTTGGGCGATCGCTCCCCCAGCCGAGGGTAATCTAGTCCAAATTGGTTGCCCAAAATCAGGTGAGCCAGGTGCAGATGTAGCTGTGTATAGCATGACAGTCAATGTGAAAGCAATCCCGCACCATCCCAAAGCTGATGCCAGAATCCACCATTGAAAACGCGGTACAATACCACGGAGAACGAAACACTGTGCTGTACCAACTGATACTCCTAGCCCTAAAGCTGCGCCTAATGCTGCACCGATAATCATACAAGAGATCGCACCTTGTCCTTGGCATCCACTAACTACCGTCGTCAGTGGGTAGCCGATAAAGGGGATACCCATAAATCCGCCAATTACGCCCACAATCCCACCAACTAAAAAGCCTGCCAAAGTGAGGAGAGTCCACTTGCGCCACAGATGAGAACTAAAAAATCGAGTCATTATCCTAAACATCAGTATTTTTATTCCTCTTTAGATATCCCCGAAATTGGCAGGGCTTATGCACAGTTAAGCTAGGGGATGAGGGAGTGGAGGGAGACAAGGGAGCAGGGGAAAGAAATATTGACTAATGACTATTGAGTATGGACTAATGACTATTGACTATTGACTATTGACCATGTTTCCAAATTTTTTACCTGCTACCGTTGGACAACTGACAGAACCTAGCTCGATCGCGATCGCTCAAAGTATTCAAACTCAGGCGATCGCTACTCCTTTACTAAATCAGCCAATTAACACCACCTATGTACGTCAGGGAAGTGGTGGTACACCTATTTTATTAATTCATGGCTTTGACAGTTCGGTTTTAGAATTCCGTCGGCTTTTGCCACTGCTAGCTAAAAAAAATGAAACTTGGGCAGTAGATTTGTTGGGTTTTGGATTTACAGACAGACTCTCAGGTATCCAATTTAGCCCCATCGCGATTAAAACCCATCTGTATTATTTCTGGAAAACCCTCATTAACCAACCTGTGATTTTGGTTGGTGCATCAATGGGAGGTGCAGCCGCACTGGATTTTACCCTCACTTACCCAGAGGCTGTACAAAAGCTAGTGTTAATTGATAGTGCTGGATTAAAGGGTGGTTCACCATTAGTAAAATTTATGTTTCCGCCTCTAGATGCCTTTGCTACCTCATTTTTGCGTAGCCCGAAAGTACGCGATCGCATTTCTCGCACTGCCTATAAAAATCCCAGTTTCGCCTCTTTAGATGCTCTATGTTGTGCTGCGTTACATTTGGAAATGGCAAATTGGTCTCAAGCTTTAATTGCTTTTACCAAAAGTGGCGGTTACAGTGCTTTTAGATTTAAAAAACTGGCAGAAATTAACCAACCCACTCTAATTTTATGGGGTGATTCTGACAAAATTTTAGGGACTGAAGATGCTAAAAGATTTAAACTAGCTATTCCTCACAGTCAACTAATTTGGATCGCTAATTGTGGTCATGTTCCCCATTTAGAACAACCAGAAATGACTGCTCATCATATTCTAGAATTTGGTATTTCAGATCATTATTGATCAAATAATTTATAGACCAACTACAACACTAATAAG carries:
- a CDS encoding carbon dioxide-concentrating mechanism protein CcmK, with the protein product MSLQAVGALETKGFPAVLAAADAMVKAGRVTLVGYIRVGSARFTVNIRGDVSEVKTAMAAGVEAAQNVHGGTLESWVIIPRPHENVEAVLPIGYTEAVQQYRDSVENPIIRSSNGR
- a CDS encoding carbon dioxide-concentrating mechanism protein CcmK, producing MPMAVGVIETLGFPAVLAAADAMVKSAAVTLVYYGQAESARLLVAVRGQVAEVKTAVAAGIEAGEQAYGGEVITHYIVPNPPENVEDILPIHFTQKSEPFRIF
- a CDS encoding alpha/beta fold hydrolase gives rise to the protein MFPNFLPATVGQLTEPSSIAIAQSIQTQAIATPLLNQPINTTYVRQGSGGTPILLIHGFDSSVLEFRRLLPLLAKKNETWAVDLLGFGFTDRLSGIQFSPIAIKTHLYYFWKTLINQPVILVGASMGGAAALDFTLTYPEAVQKLVLIDSAGLKGGSPLVKFMFPPLDAFATSFLRSPKVRDRISRTAYKNPSFASLDALCCAALHLEMANWSQALIAFTKSGGYSAFRFKKLAEINQPTLILWGDSDKILGTEDAKRFKLAIPHSQLIWIANCGHVPHLEQPEMTAHHILEFGISDHY